A window of the Apodemus sylvaticus chromosome 15, mApoSyl1.1, whole genome shotgun sequence genome harbors these coding sequences:
- the LOC127665977 gene encoding olfactory receptor 187-like isoform X2, whose product MKLNTTLLTEFVLTGLRHLPQWKIPLFLFFLFIYLITIVGNLGLITLIWNDPHLHIPMYLFLGSLALVDTWLSSTVTPRMLLDFFAKSKLISFSECLIQFFSFGISATTECFLLAAMAYDRYVAICNPLLYPAIMTNRLCVRLLTLSFVGGFIHVSIHGVFLFRLSFCDSNIINHFYCDIMPLLKISCNDPSLNFLMVFIFAGSIQVFTVFTVLVSYTLVLFSILKQKSIKSIKKAFSTCGAHLLSVSLYYGSLLFMYVHPVSPEVEDQDTMDSVFYTVIIPVLNPIIYSLRNKQIKNSLEKFLKRNT is encoded by the exons ATGAAGTTA AATACAACGCTGCTGACAGAATTTGTTCTCACAGGACTCCGTCATCTGCCCCAGTGGAAAATCCCCCTGTTCCTGTTCTTCTTGTTCATCTATCTCATCACCATTGTGGGCAACCTGGGTCTGATCACTCTCATCTGGAATGACCCCCACCTTCACATCCCTATGTACTTATTTCTTGGCAGTTTAGCTCTTGTGGATACTTGGTTATCATCCACAGTGACACCTAGGATGCTGCTAGACTTTTTTGCCAAGAGTAAACTGATCTCTTTCTCTGAATGCCTGATACAGTTTTTTTCATTTGGAATCAGTGCAACCACAGAATGTTTTCTCTTGGCAgcaatggcctatgatcgctatgttGCCATATGCAATCCTTTACTCTACCCAGCAATCATGACAAATAGACTCTGTGTACGTCTTTTAACCTTGTCCTTTGTAGGTGGATTCATTCATGTTTCGATTCATGGAGTCTTTTTATTCAGACTAAGTTTCTGTGACTCTAACATAATAAATCACTTTTATTGTGATATTATGCCATTGTTAAAGATTTCCTGTAATGACCCTTCTCTCAATTTTCTGATGGTTTTTATTTTCGCTGGCTCAATTCAGGTATTCACTGTTTTTACTGTTCTTGTCTCTTACACACTTGTTCTGTTTTCAATCCTAAAGCAGAAATCTATCAAAAGCATAAAGAAAGCCTTCTCCACCTGTGGAGCccatcttctctctgtgtctttgtactATGGCTCTCTTCTCTTCATGTATGTGCATCCTGTATCTCCAGAAGTAGAAGATCAAGATACGATGGACTCTGTATTTTACACTGTCATAATTCCTGTACTAAATCCAATTATCTATAGTTTgagaaataagcaaataaaaaattcactggaaaaattcttaaaaagaaacacGTAG
- the LOC127665977 gene encoding olfactory receptor 187-like isoform X1, protein MGTENTTLLTEFVLTGLRHLPQWKIPLFLFFLFIYLITIVGNLGLITLIWNDPHLHIPMYLFLGSLALVDTWLSSTVTPRMLLDFFAKSKLISFSECLIQFFSFGISATTECFLLAAMAYDRYVAICNPLLYPAIMTNRLCVRLLTLSFVGGFIHVSIHGVFLFRLSFCDSNIINHFYCDIMPLLKISCNDPSLNFLMVFIFAGSIQVFTVFTVLVSYTLVLFSILKQKSIKSIKKAFSTCGAHLLSVSLYYGSLLFMYVHPVSPEVEDQDTMDSVFYTVIIPVLNPIIYSLRNKQIKNSLEKFLKRNT, encoded by the coding sequence ATGGGAACAGAGAATACAACGCTGCTGACAGAATTTGTTCTCACAGGACTCCGTCATCTGCCCCAGTGGAAAATCCCCCTGTTCCTGTTCTTCTTGTTCATCTATCTCATCACCATTGTGGGCAACCTGGGTCTGATCACTCTCATCTGGAATGACCCCCACCTTCACATCCCTATGTACTTATTTCTTGGCAGTTTAGCTCTTGTGGATACTTGGTTATCATCCACAGTGACACCTAGGATGCTGCTAGACTTTTTTGCCAAGAGTAAACTGATCTCTTTCTCTGAATGCCTGATACAGTTTTTTTCATTTGGAATCAGTGCAACCACAGAATGTTTTCTCTTGGCAgcaatggcctatgatcgctatgttGCCATATGCAATCCTTTACTCTACCCAGCAATCATGACAAATAGACTCTGTGTACGTCTTTTAACCTTGTCCTTTGTAGGTGGATTCATTCATGTTTCGATTCATGGAGTCTTTTTATTCAGACTAAGTTTCTGTGACTCTAACATAATAAATCACTTTTATTGTGATATTATGCCATTGTTAAAGATTTCCTGTAATGACCCTTCTCTCAATTTTCTGATGGTTTTTATTTTCGCTGGCTCAATTCAGGTATTCACTGTTTTTACTGTTCTTGTCTCTTACACACTTGTTCTGTTTTCAATCCTAAAGCAGAAATCTATCAAAAGCATAAAGAAAGCCTTCTCCACCTGTGGAGCccatcttctctctgtgtctttgtactATGGCTCTCTTCTCTTCATGTATGTGCATCCTGTATCTCCAGAAGTAGAAGATCAAGATACGATGGACTCTGTATTTTACACTGTCATAATTCCTGTACTAAATCCAATTATCTATAGTTTgagaaataagcaaataaaaaattcactggaaaaattcttaaaaagaaacacGTAG